A single window of Salvia splendens isolate huo1 chromosome 8, SspV2, whole genome shotgun sequence DNA harbors:
- the LOC121743801 gene encoding UDP-glycosyltransferase 91C1 → MEEQGKLLHIVMFPWLAIGHLRPFFELSKYLARRGHKISFISSPRNLQKTVKVPHHLINLIPFPLPPVNHLPPEAESSMDVPHVKQQLLKVALDLLEPQLRSFLENARPKPDWIVYDYASHWLPQLAEELAIKRAYFSLFTAAFMAFLGPPSAVLSEEHGRSTAKDYTVVPEWLPSSSNMAFHLHEMTRNIEKDADGNEYDSGTNDPTRFALAIDGSDIVIFRSCVEFEPEWFEIVHRLYKKPVFPVGVLPSGDEGDDGDEEWMRIREFLDLQKESSLVYVALGTEAVLTQRETQDLALGLEQCGFPFFWVLNRSYEKLPEGFCDRVRDRGIVYSKWAPQVKILGHKAVGGFLTHCGWNSATEALGFGKVLILFPVMNDQGLNARLLQEKNVGIEIPRNKADGLFTSESVAETVRLALVGEEGRLVRENAMKMKELFGSERRSNSYVDTLVHHMVKTNGI, encoded by the exons ATGGAAGAACAAGGAAAGCTTCTCCACATAGTGATGTTTCCATGGCTAGCCATAGGCCATCTAAGACCATTCTTCGAGCTATCAAAATACTTAGCTCGAAGAGGCCACAAAATCTCATTCATTTCAAGCCCAAGAAACCTTCAAAAAACAGTCAAAGTGCCTCACCATCTCATCAACCTCATCCCCTTCCCTCTCCCTCCGGTCAACCACCTTCCGCCCGAGGCTGAGTCCTCGATGGACGTGCCTCATGTCAAGCAGCAGCTTCTCAAGGTAGCCCTCGATCTGCTCGAGCCGCAGCTGCGTTCTTTCCTCGAGAATGCAAGGCCTAAACCCGACTGGATCGTCTACGACTATGCTTCCCACTGGCTGCCTCAGCTCGCGGAGGAGCTCGCCATCAAGAGGGCCTACTTTAGCCTCTTCACGGCCGCCTTCATGGCGTTTCTCGGGCCCCCATCCGCTGTTTTGAGCGAGGAACATGGCCGGTCCACCGCCAAGGACTACACTGTCGTGCCTGAGTGGTTACCTTCCTCCTCCAACATGGCTTTCCACCTCCATGAAATGACTAGGAACATTGAAAAAG ATGCCGATGGGAACGAGTACGACTCGGGCACGAATGACCCAACCCGGTTCGCCCTTGCCATAGATGGTAGCGACATAGTCATCTTCAGATCATGCGTGGAGTTCGAACCCGAGTGGTTTGAAATCGTCCACCGCCTCTACAAGAAGCCGGTGTTTCCAGTGGGAGTCCTACCATCCGGagacgaaggcgatgatggagACGAGGAGTGGATGAGGATCAGAGAGTTCCTTGACCTGCAAAAGGAGAGCTCATTGGTGTATGTTGCACTTGGGACTGAAGCTGTACTAACACAGAGAGAAACTCAAGACTTAGCCCTTGGATTGGAGCAATGTGGATTCCCTTTCTTTTGGGTGTTGAACAGAAGCTATGAGAAGCTTCCAGAAGGATTTTGTGACAGAGTTAGAGACAGGGGAATTGTATACTCAAAATGGGCACCACAGGTCAAGATTCTTGGGCATAAAGCAGTTGGGGGATTCTTGACACACTGTGGATGGAACTCGGCCACAGAGGCCCTCGGGTTCGGAAAGGTGCTGATCCTGTTCCCTGTCATGAATGATCAGGGGCTGAATGCTAGGCTCCTACAGGAGAAGAATGTGGGAATAGAGATACCAAGAAACAAGGCTGATGGATTGTTCACAAGTGAGTCGGTGGCGGAGACGGTGAGGCTGGCATtagtgggggaagagggaagaTTAGTTAGAGAGAATGCAATGAAGATGAAAGAGTTGTTTGGAAGTGAAAGAAGAAGCAACTCTTATGTTGACACTTTAGTTCATCACATGGTAAAGACAAATGGGATTTGA